From a region of the Listeria monocytogenes ATCC 19117 genome:
- a CDS encoding MerR family transcriptional regulator → MEPLFSIGEMAKKSQLSIQRLRYYDKIGLLVPAFTDPTSGYRYYKTAQEEQLNLIQALQYMGFSLQELKQYLDKNTSESLPDLLIKYQQKLMDEEARIARKKWLIDRYQGLLKRETDSTKPLTAVRLLLTEPLLTPVHADILNDPAFHQEVQKTVSRLGLSKSYQQFPGYCILDGQTYLFIELDHSIGAPGERRLLSSERQAFVTPQNWETPPENENYLLQETVAWINQELIRGYSYETKLTFE, encoded by the coding sequence GTGGAACCGCTTTTTTCCATTGGGGAAATGGCAAAGAAAAGCCAACTCTCCATCCAACGACTGCGCTATTATGATAAAATTGGGCTTTTGGTCCCGGCTTTTACCGATCCAACTTCTGGATATCGCTACTACAAAACGGCTCAAGAAGAACAACTCAACCTCATTCAAGCGTTGCAGTATATGGGGTTTTCCTTGCAAGAACTAAAACAATACCTCGACAAAAACACATCGGAAAGCTTGCCCGATTTGCTTATAAAATACCAACAAAAATTAATGGATGAAGAAGCTCGCATTGCCCGTAAAAAATGGCTTATTGACCGTTATCAAGGTTTGTTAAAACGGGAAACTGACTCGACAAAACCTCTAACAGCGGTCCGACTTTTGCTTACAGAGCCACTTCTAACGCCTGTTCATGCGGATATTTTAAACGACCCGGCTTTTCATCAAGAAGTGCAGAAAACCGTGAGCCGCCTTGGTCTTTCGAAAAGCTATCAGCAGTTTCCTGGTTATTGTATTTTAGACGGGCAGACTTATCTTTTCATTGAGTTGGATCATTCTATTGGCGCGCCTGGTGAACGGCGTTTGTTATCAAGCGAGCGGCAAGCTTTTGTCACGCCGCAAAACTGGGAGACACCTCCAGAAAATGAAAATTACCTTTTACAAGAAACGGTGGCTTGGATTAATCAAGAGCTGATTCGTGGTTATTCCTATGAAACAAAATTAACTTTTGAATAG
- a CDS encoding GNAT family N-acetyltransferase, protein MEIKQIKAKDTQDIRHRVLRPEQPEENAIYPNDDMEGTFHLGAFEKDVLLGIASFYPEKSTVIMNPAQYRIRGVATERRMRLKGLGTALLADGEAKIWKRGADIIWCNARIVAVGFYEKHGYRKVGKSFVIPGIGEHYLMKKVNPNKKVDQDN, encoded by the coding sequence GTGGAAATCAAGCAAATCAAAGCAAAAGACACGCAAGATATTAGGCACCGGGTTCTTCGCCCAGAACAGCCTGAAGAAAACGCAATTTACCCTAATGATGATATGGAGGGTACTTTTCATTTAGGCGCTTTTGAAAAGGATGTTTTACTTGGGATTGCCAGTTTTTATCCAGAAAAATCGACTGTTATTATGAATCCTGCCCAGTACCGAATTCGCGGTGTGGCGACAGAACGCCGGATGCGCTTGAAAGGCCTCGGCACAGCTTTACTTGCAGACGGTGAAGCGAAAATTTGGAAGCGCGGCGCAGATATTATTTGGTGCAATGCGCGGATTGTCGCTGTTGGTTTTTATGAAAAACACGGCTACCGCAAAGTCGGCAAATCGTTTGTCATTCCTGGCATCGGCGAACATTACTTAATGAAAAAAGTGAATCCAAATAAAAAAGTGGACCAAGATAACTAA
- a CDS encoding VOC family protein, which translates to MAKMYPYLAFENAKEALGYYEEVFGATNISRLPVSEEQSEMFGLAKENLENTTVHGGFTVLGANLFCSDSFGKEVKPSNQISIMLDSNSEDPAAVADADAFFEKVSSSGRVTVTLPFEEQFWGGKMGQFVDEYGISWMIHTQPYSKL; encoded by the coding sequence ATGGCAAAAATGTACCCGTATTTGGCTTTTGAAAATGCAAAAGAGGCTTTAGGATATTATGAAGAAGTGTTCGGAGCAACGAATATTTCAAGGCTTCCAGTAAGTGAGGAACAAAGCGAAATGTTTGGCTTAGCAAAAGAAAACCTAGAGAACACAACTGTTCACGGTGGCTTTACCGTCCTTGGCGCAAACTTATTTTGTTCAGATTCATTTGGCAAAGAAGTAAAACCATCCAATCAAATTTCGATTATGCTTGATTCTAACAGTGAAGACCCAGCGGCAGTAGCCGACGCCGATGCTTTCTTTGAAAAAGTGAGCAGCTCAGGAAGAGTAACAGTAACGTTACCTTTCGAAGAGCAATTTTGGGGCGGAAAAATGGGACAATTCGTCGATGAGTACGGAATTTCTTGGATGATTCATACGCAACCTTATTCTAAATTATAA